One Mytilus trossulus isolate FHL-02 chromosome 5, PNRI_Mtr1.1.1.hap1, whole genome shotgun sequence DNA segment encodes these proteins:
- the LOC134717809 gene encoding uncharacterized protein LOC134717809 codes for MSGFLKYICLFNQKERYSPLWSVNNFHFKRDGKHNEEICALHNSESSLSHVGSMETLIDTPSIAEDNPEVMLDFLTMQSLRDRYNEKDLFEVELTAPYVNEQDFDNYVREFVIDDAISECFAASEDSSPIFSFPFQKASNSPAKQNRLKKKLVHKSPQEEMILSDEDSRSSDSKRSKLIGNIFNRKQKGKENMKPIKEPDSKENGDITGAIIDACEHITNTYKHPSGKPDSTISDTSPKKDSNKNQGIVKNGSIVKESDNVSRRTSVSNRSRDSSSSRRLPPVPSDSSRSESSVPRRKHSTASSTGTARRTPKKSETLIDELLSKSDADLASTLNSMSYDSLRKTRDRMGDTVLHRCVKEDKTTSTKTLSTKYPQMCSELNNDRLSPLEYSVKLGKCECMLILLEKSRSDGVLESLTVPRLLNMAAQYDQPECLESLLNLLPKGEGNPLELPPDSLGNTAAHEATSKGHLRCLQILLDNGYDVWSKNSEGLCPIQLAIHNHHTECYGFMLLFESSRCLAREAAHQYNKAVRLTNSKISNYDAFFMIESQLSRYQEQLNEAMRSTLESQENILVSLDCIYDQLAAVLASMEDASELTCHLETIKGESERLQDLFDFSVIANANSMLSKVLTDFREVLKDADGKEIKDGSPDKKPYNNFRSSYKDMIKTLEHDKGDHFETTVQQHMQTFIEKYKLPETLFSDKESTSNSSSSTSNRTFTITKKSLKLQSFPVDSTHHELPQNNPDNSSKEGNTQKSPSKLKRGNTKTKSLKGRTPSQEKRADVVKTALSDEISSKDRRNINGNASQHCNDDTDNIVSHIMSSPEVPLLESPSATESVYTSTLTSDQTVTDQYSDWTSRTETLQRESNDSGSEWWQENNGYYNEEEDDIDDGHSRVRLNVDNEDLPDEMLRQHRLNQHLKSVEKINAHRTDVIETVVTASGRQLGRSNPSKVPKPAPRPSLNKEQLKQNKESKRGTSIFSKIKNKSKVKLFSAENVGPSREITPSEFLESYDRSHDGAKNDLKWDEVSLTDGEEYKSNEKPWYEMSEDEESLLQGWKTDDEDENARDFGNL; via the exons atgagcggatttctaaaatatatttgtttgtttaatcaAAAGGAAAGATATTCTCCATTGTGGAGTGTTAATAACTTTCATTTTAAACGGGATGGAAAGCACAATGAGGAAATATG TGCTCTACATAACTCTGAATCTTCCCTGAGTCACGTTGGAAGCATGGAGACGCTGATCGACACGCCATCTATAGCGGAAGACAACCCAGAGGTAATGTTAG aTTTCCTTACAATGCAGAGTCTAAGAGACAGATACAATGAGAAAGACCTATTTGAGGTAGAGTTAACGGCCCCATACGTCAACGAACAAGACTTTGATAACTACGTCAGAGAATTCGTCATTGATGATGCTATTTCCGAGTGTTTTGCTGCCTCTGAAGATTCAAGTCCTATATTTTCATTTCCG TTTCAGAAAGCGTCTAATTCACCTGCAAAACAAAACCGATTGAAAAAGAAACTTGTCCACAAATCCCCTCAAGAGGAAATGATACTAAGTGATGAGGACTCAAGGTCAAGTGATTCAAAAAGGTCAAAGCTGATAGGTAATATTTTCAACCGGAAGCAGAAGGGTAAGGAGAATATGAAACCGATCAAAGAACCAGATTCTAAAGAAAACGGCGACATTACAGGGGCGATAATCGATGCTTGTGAACATattacaaatacatataaacatcCTTCAGGGAAACCAGATTCTACTATAAGTGATACATCACCGAAAAAAGACTCCAATAAAAATCAGGGAATAGTTAAAAATGGCAGCATAGTGAAAGAAAGTGATAATGTTAGTCGTAGGACCAGTGTTAGTAATCGGTCACGTGACAGTAGTTCTTCTCGTCGTCTACCTCCGGTTCCTTCCGATTCCAGTCGATCAGAAAGTTCTGTTCCGAGGAGAAAACACTCAACTGCTTCGTCTACGGGTACAGCAAGAAGGACACCGAAAAAGAGTGAAACACTTATTGATGAACTGTTGTCAAAGAGTGATGCTGatttg GCGTCCACATTGAACAGTATGTCGTATGATTCTTTGAGAAAAACAAGAGACCGAATGGGTGACACCGTACTACATAGATGTGTCAAAGAGGACAAAACTACCTCAACAAAAACCTTATCTACTAAATATCCTCAGATGTGTTCAGAACTCAATAACGACAGATTGTCTCCCTTAGAATACTCAGTAAAG CTTGGAAAATGTGAATGTATGTTGATTTTACTTGAAAAATCCCGTTCTGACGGAGTACTGGAATCTTTAACGGTGCCTAGACTACTTAATATGGCAGCTCAGTACGATCAG CCTGAATGTTTGGAATCTTTGCTGAATTTACTCCCTAAAGGAGAGGGCAATCCACTGGAACTACCTCCAGATAGTCTTGGTAATACGGCTGCGCACGAGGCTACAAGTAAAGGTCATCTCAGGTGTTTACAG ATATTGTTGGATAATGGGTATGATGTTTGGTCCAAGAACTCGGAGGGATTATGTCCTATACAGCTTGCCATACATAATCACCATACGGAATGTTACGGGTTTATGTTATTGTTTGAAAGTTCTCGATGTCTTGCAAGAGAAGCTGCACACCAGTATAATAAAGCAGTCAG GTTGACAAATTCTAAGATTTCAAATTACGACGCTTTTTTTATG ATTGAATCCCAGCTTTCACGATACCAGGAACAGTTGAATGAAGCCATGAGGTCCACTCTGGAGAGTCAGGAGAATATCTTAGTTTCTTTAGACTGTATATACGATCAGTTAGCTGCAGTGCTAGCTTCAATGGAGGATGCATCAGAATTAAC TTGCCATTTAGAAACTATCAAGGGAGAATCTGAACGCCTGCAAGATCTGTTTGACTTTTCGGTTATTGCTAATGCTAACAGTATGCTGTCTAAAGTGTTGACTGACTTCCGTGAGGTATTGAAAGATGCGGATGGGAAGGAAATCAAAGACGGTTCTCCTGATAAAAAGCCGTACAATAATTTTAG atctTCATATAAGGATATGATAAAAACTCTAGAGCATGATAAAGGTGATCATTTTGAAACAACGGTACAACAACATATGCagacatttatagaaaaatataagctACCGGAAACGCTATTTTCAGATAAGGAGAGTACTTCTAATTCTAGTAGTTCCACAAGCAATCGAACATTTACCATTACTAAAAAGTCTTTAAAATTACAGTCCTTTCCCGTGGACTCTACGCATCATGAACTACCTCAAAATAACCCTGACAATAGTAGTAAAGAAGGGAACACACAAAAATCGCCTTCTAAACTGAAGAGAGGTAATACGAAAACTAAAAGTCTTAAAGGTCGAACTCCAAGCCAAGAGAAAAGAGCTGATGTGGTAAAAACAGCTCTGTCCGATGAGATTAGTTCAAAAGATAGAAGAAACATTAATGGAAATGCAAGTCAACATTGTAATGACGATACAGATAATATTGTTAGTCATATAATGTCGTCACCGGAAGTGCCATTATTGGAAAGTCCTAGTGCAACAGAGTCTGTTTACACATCAACTCTGACGTCAGACCAAACTGTCACAGATCAGTATTCTGATTGGACATCAAGGACTGAAACACTCCAAAGAGAATCGAATGATTCCGGTTCCGAATGGTGGCAAGAAAACAACGGTTACTATAACGAGGAAGAAGACGATATTGACGATGGTCATAGTCGTGTGCGTCTAAATGTTGACAATGAAGACTTGCCTGATGAAATGTTGCGTCAGCATCGTCTGAACCAACACTTAAAATCAGTGGAGAAGATAAACGCACATAGAACTGACGTCATAGAAACTGTAGTAACAGCTTCGGGTAGACAGCTGGGTCGGTCTAATCCATCCAAAGTACCGAAGCCAGCTCCTAGACCCTCTTTGAACAAGGAACAACTGAAACAAAACAAGGAATCCAAAAGAGGAACTAGCATTTTTAGCAAGATCAAAAATAAAAGCAAAGTGAAACTTTTTAGTGCTGAGAATGTTGGTCCTTCGCGTGAAATAACCCCATCGGAGTTCTTGGAAAGTTATGATCGTTCACATGATGGAGCAAAAAATGATTTGAAGTGGGACGAAGTTTCTCTAACG gACGGAGAAGagtacaaatcaaatgaaaagcCTTG